In a genomic window of Clavelina lepadiformis chromosome 7, kaClaLepa1.1, whole genome shotgun sequence:
- the LOC143466198 gene encoding carbohydrate sulfotransferase 12-like, producing the protein MARIFLVYRPREGHFMEWVDFASYLADHGHNLTNIDAHFYPATVHCDPCKFPFNFITKLETFDTDASWLIEAKLNLSTAMLKPQNVNSKRRKDYVELIKEYFSKLDRNVTKRIYSLYKNDMKTFGYSFNLTTLTAGGWME; encoded by the exons ATGGCGAGG atttttcttgtttacagACCACGTGAAGgtcattttatggaatgggtGGACTTTGCCAGTTATTTGGCCGATCACGGTCACAACCTGACCAATATAGACGCACATTTCTACCCGGCCACTGTTCATTGCGATCCATGCAAGTTTCCTTTCaactttatcacaaaattGGAAACGTTTGATACAG atgcAAGTTGGTTGATTGAAGCTAAGTTGAACCTGAGTACAGCCATGCTCAAGCCACAAAACGTCAATTCGAAGCGAAGAAAAGATTACGTCGAACTCATcaaagaatatttttcaaaattagacCGCAACGTCACGAAGAGAATTTACAGTTTATACAAAAATGACATGAAGACTTTCGGTTATAGTTTTAATTTGACAACTTTAACAGCTGGAGGGTGGATGGAATAG